Genomic segment of Salvia splendens isolate huo1 chromosome 12, SspV2, whole genome shotgun sequence:
GCTTTCTTCTGGTTGACGACTTCTTCAGCGATCGGACCTTCGATCTTATCACCTCCACCAAATTCCCCAACTGATTCGCCATTTCTCACACCGAAGCGAACCTCCTCCTTCCGCGAATCGATCGGATTGAAAATCCGCCGCGTTATTTCGTCTCCGATTAGCGCAACGCCGATGATTGGATCGTAATTTTAGGTGAGAGTGAGGAAAACGGCAGTCGGTGCTGCGTTTGGAGAGTGTGGAATGCGAAATGAGTTTCAGTTTGGTAGAGGTATTTATAGCGTGATCGTGGCGTGCTCACATTGACTAATGTACTTTGTTTTATCTTTTCTAATCttattaatttatgaatttgaaAATATGATGATTATAGTATTATTGGAACATGATTAATAATAAAAGAGTTTATCTCagaaaaaaatagattattATAGGTTTTTGAGCTTCTGATCCTAGTTTGGTGAATGGCATGCTCTCCTTGACCATATGATAGTACAAAATAATTGTATGCAACAAGATTTGACCAGTAACCACTAAGCAGTCATACCTCTGCCCTCTACACACACATCATTTAAATTTGATAACTACAACTCCTATCATTCATGTCTTCACTCATACATTATTTAAAGCACTAAATGGAATgtgattttaataaaaacaattacTGTATTATGATGGACAAAAATATTACACTTTAATTATAATGTTAGTGgtgattaaaaatatattatgagTAGAAAAAATAAGTCATACGGTACAAAAGGTGAATAAGTTTATACTGATGATAATATATTGTAGCATGATGTCTACAAaactaatttttataaatataccaAAATAAAATAGTGAGAACTGAGAAGAGACTATTTTTACAAGATGCACAAGTAATCAAGTTGATAcagttttcatttttcaaatgaGGAAAAGCATATTCCACACTTGTTTAGATGTCAACCAAAACAGAAATGGGGATTGAAAAATAGTGGTAGAATTATTTGTTATGAAATGAAAGTAGAAACTTAGCAAACACATCTATTGAATGTCAACTTCACAAGAAAGTGTAAGTAATAGTATCGATTTTTCAAAGTCATGACTTCGATGATATCTCTCAATACACACCACATGCCTTTGGCCTCTTTAACTTCTGCTGAACAAAGTCAATGCATATCATATACTCCATATGATGTACACACATTAAACaaatgcaataaaaaaaattatactccattattATATATCAATATAGTAATGGCCAATTTTACTAACTAGAGTAAATATTCAGCCACACTCCGTAGTCATTTTTTAGGTTCGAAATCCAAACAACccttacttttttaatttagcCATTTCGTTTTTTTTTACTCCCTTTCTTCCTATTAATTGATGATATCACCGATAACAGAGTAATTAAGAgacattttttgaaaaaataataatttaggtATCGGTAATTGAAAACACAAAGTGAgaacatttttttttggtaaagatAGAGTAAGACTTCAATGAATGATTCTGTTCAAAGTTCAAAGGTAAAACTTCTCTGGTTAAGCCAATTCCACATTTCAATAATGCATTATACTAATCAAATAGGTCAAAACCCTCAAAATTGTATACATTATAATATAGGAAAGAAATAAAACCATTCgtcataaaataatttaatcaaaCATAGCTAGTTTTTTTTCAACTTATGCAAAAGTCCGCCGCTGAAATTCTGCGCTTTTGCGCTATCATTTTCAACAAAAAAGTTTTTAAACCgtttaaaatatttcttttactaTAATAACCTTATCTAATGTTTGTGAAAATAATATGTAAACCAATGAATAAgggtaaaataaataattgctcataaattataatttttgcaAAATATTAAACATACGTTCTTAATGTGAAAATGAGTGAAGGAGTAATtaataagagaaagaaaataGAGCTTTGTAGACTCCGTAGAAGACCGTTAACTAAGGCAAACCACTAATTGCCCTACAAATAAGTCAAATATGTGACGTTTCCTTCTGTCATTCTCAAAAGCCAAAGATGTTCATATTAGGATTTCAATAACATAACCTTTGGTTGTTACAAATATCAGTTCCAAGTACAACGACATCACAAGTATCCAAAAAGCACTATCCATGTGTGTGTTAGCCTAGCGGTATTGTGGCTAATGCACGATGCCAAAGGTCTCGGATTCAAGATCACTGTGATGTGGCCTTTAAATTTTTGTTCATTTACCAATAAAAAGAGCCctattcagtttcagtttcagtttcagtttcatCATCACCTCGTGTATGTGTGTTGGTATATTATGGAGACACGTGTGCAAGAATATCCGAATCCGGTCACAATTGAGATAGAACTTGTTCGACTCAAGCGGGCATATAATGACACCAGGATTATTTTTTTCACTCTTTTTAGAAGAAGAGGGATACATAACTACACAAGGGAATGGTTTGATTGCAAGCAAGAAATTTTCTGGTATAATTTAGACAAGTTGCAAGCATATGTACAAGGTTAAGAGCTTATGTCATGTCAAGAAAGGTGAATTAATCTGGAAGATCTAGAGTTACATATTGATTTGAGATAAGACTATGTCAAAAATGTATGACATACATATTGAGAAAAGGAACTTGCCTGAAGTGCAATTAATTGCTTGCGAATTCCTGGCAGTCGGACCATAGCATCACAGTAGAAAGGAGAGCCATTGTAGCAGTTTCAACACGCAAGCGATGTGGGCCCAGACCAACAGCAATTGCTCCAGCCTCCCTTAACGAGTTCATTTCCTCTTCGGTGAAGTCTAAGTATGACAtgactttattaattatttgtgCATAATCGATCGAGGAAAAAGAGCAAAGGATTAAACTTAGCCTCACCCAAAAAGGGGTGGGATTATACATAGAATGTATAAGTCACTGACCTCCTTCAGGGCCAATTATAATGATTCCATTAGGTTCTTTGTTTAAAGAGCTTAACGCATTAAAAACGGGAGTAGCCTCTGCTGCAGCCAAAAATGCTAATCTTGAATTAGCTACCTAAATAGACGATTGAGAGAAGAGCACAACATGAAACATGAGAACAGAGTTGAAGGTTAAACATTGCATTCAAAACACATCAGTCAAACACTACTAAATTACTATGATTTTACAGAATATACTTACAACAGGTAGGAGTTCACCAACTGCAATTGGAGGCTTCAAAATCATTTCATGTAATCGTTGACCTACATATACAAGGTAGTTTGGATAAACAACAGTGAATAAAATTCAAAACACGAAAATGATTTCATAATGACCTAATATGAAAGAAAACAATGCAGAAAGAAAGCAGCATCATAGTATATTACATGCTTAGCAGCTGCCAATACAACTCGCTGCAGTCTGTCAGCCCTGTTTTCTGATATTGACTGAGAACGTACAGTCAGCAACGGTGTCACACTGGATGCTCCAAGTTCCTGTGGTGcacaaaatgaagaaaaaatagatatCATAAATATCTCTGAAAACCACAAATTAAACGAAAATTACCATCAGCTGAAGTTCATACAGTGCATTTCTCCACTAGCCAATCAGCTCTCCCTCCCTTGAGAGTGCCTTGAATAAACAACATAAATCAGGTATAGAATCCCAAGAAGCAGGGGAAATAAGTTAAACTAGTTCTCCAGAAACTCACTAAACGCAGCGAAAACGTGCCACTGAGTGGTTGGTGGAGAAACTAATTTTGGGTTCTCCACTGCTTCAAAATCCACCCCAGAACGATCAATACTCTCTATGCGCCCCTCAACGAGACCGCCCTTTCCATTAAATAGCTCTACCCTTGAAATGTAAAGATCTATATAAATCATACCATACTGATATTGAATCAGAGACAAGTAACTCCAAAGCTTCCACATAACTAGAAATAAATTGAAGTTGTAGCATCTCTTCTCTTCAAAATCATGTTCTCCTTTTCCATTTAACTTTTGGTGATTGAATAATCACAGCTTATAATCCAAATTcaccagaaaaaaaaatgtcgACAGACTCAGAAATCGGAACAGCTCAAAAAAGTACACCTCTTAAGCAATTATTCATTTCTCTTACTCTTTTTAGTGTGTGCATAATGCAAATTAAATACAGAGGTGAGAATGAAGACAAGTAAGCTATCAAAATCCGATTCATTCCACAAAATCAATAACAAATCTCCAATTCATGAATATATTGGAGCTTGACCACGAAATTAAACCAAAATTAACGGAAGTCATACCTATCATCGATTCCTAGTCTTAGCACTTTGTTCATGTGCCAGAACTCGTCGCCTTTCACTCTCACAACACCACCCTACGAAATATACACCACCCTACGAAATATAAACACGATAACGCTTACAAATGCTGTTTCTTAAGCAATAAGCCGTGTGTATCAGTGTGTGCACACGAAAACGCTTACAAATGCTGGTGAAAATTGGGGGAATGGAAGTACCTTGGTGGTAGGTAAGGTTTCGGAGAAGAATCGAGGAAGTCCGCCGCGTGACTGGCTGGAATAGGCTGAGGATGATGAAGAGGAGGAAAACGGACGCAGATTGAAATGCTGCGTTGAGCGGTTGATTAGGCTGAAGAGCCGCGGATTACAGCTTATGACTTGCATTGGAAGAGCTCCGGCGGCAGGGTTTATCGCCGGCGCGACCACTCCTAATTCTACGCACAGGGTTTTGAAACAACTCTCAGCGACTTTTGAATTCGATGGAATATCATTTGAAATCGCGTTTTGACtcaatatttcttttttttaattgataaatGGAGGTAGATTTTAATTTTCAACCATAAACGCAATCTACTTTGATTAGAatgaattatttataaaaaaaataaaatgatctaTTACAATTTACAACACAATCTTGAATCTTCGAAATAAAATCCATTGAACATTCATAAAAAAATGTGCAACATTTCTTTTTTAACACCCTTCTTTGTccaataatatatactccattttgattttaacatgaattttaagaaatagtataaaaaaataataaataaaaattagtttttaaaaaaagttgaattgAATAAATTATTAGAACGTGAGAGCTTACTACTTATTAATCGTGGCATATATATGAATAGAATTTTGGATAGGTTGAGCGAATAGAAAGAAAATTTATAGtaggaaaatattttaaaataatgcgTATGTATCTCACAATTTCAGCCAATTGATTCTGCAGCATCAAATATTTGCATTTGATCAGACCTTTCGTCAAGTTGGTTCACAAAAACCATTGCAATTTCGCACAAAAAATGCTTGAATGCTGcccaaaatatacacaaaatacttaAAAAGCCAAACAATAAAGCTAGATGTTAGTGAGGCATATCATCAAACACTTAACCTAATCATCATCAccacttttattctgatttccGGAGCATCACACATTGGCATTTGATCAAACCTTTCCTCAAGTAGATACACTAAACTAGTAAATCCCATTGCAATTTTGAACAAAAATACCTTAACAAATAACAAGGCAATCAATCAAAAAGCAAAATCGTCACTGAGGCATATTATCAAACACCTTATCCTTATCATCATCCCCGTATCCACCTCCCATCCGCCAAACGCTCTCCCAAACCTCCTTCTCCACCGGTAAAACGGACAGCCTGGGCTACCTGAACAGCGCGAACTCCACCcctttcaactccttcttcatCTCCGCCAGCCCCACCGCCGCCCTCATCTCCCCCACGGCCCAGACGTCCACCGCCTCCGCCTCGTCGTACCACTCGCGCACCACCTTCACCACGCCCACCACGCGCCGCGATTTGGCGCCGGAGTGGTAGAAGAAGCAGAGATCCCCCAGTTTCATGCTCCTCATGTACTTCTGCGCCTGCTTGTTCTTCACCCCGTCCCAATTGGACACCCCGCCGTTGGCGGCTTGGTCGTCCCATGACCACTCCGCCGGCTCCGTTTTCAGCAGCCAGTAGTTGCATTTCTCCTCCTCCGGTTTTAGGTTTTCATCGctgatttccattttttttgttttgttttattcaatTGTGCATTTAGTTGAAGGCTTTTAAAAGGAGGGAATGCTGGTTGAGGCGGGAAATATCTGTCAACAGTAATTAAATCTGGCGCCATAAAATTATCAGTGAAATAATTAAGTACTCCGTCTCCGTCCGATCACAAGTAAGTGCTTCGAGTTTTATTTTTCGTTCGTCCACAATTAAgtgtttcatttattttaattaattttgatatttgttactcatattttattttaaaactaaagtatataaaagtaggaatCACACTCCAATAATTTTTTCTATCCATTTTTTTATTGCATTTCTTAATACTCGTATCAAGTCAACTTATAACACTTAATCATTGATAGATGGAGTAATTTATAGCTGAGTTAAAAATGGTGGGACATATTAGCCTTTAGGCTTATAAATAGTTCGAGTTGGATTATTGTTTTGTCGACTTGATAACAATTCAATTCATTAAGATCATATCCAAACATAACTGTTTGCATTTCGCGCCTCTAAATGCGCGGCACATTTTAATTTCGCATCTCCTATAATCTCCTTATTATAGACTTACTTGAGGTGGCTTGATTCACTTGACAAAGTCTATATCTAATTAAAATTTGTAGGGATCACTtattattgaaaacaaaattttattcatctctcaagcaataacataaattattgaaaatggTTGCATACTTGCATACATAACGATCACGGCTTCTTCTTGTTTTGGTTATAGATGTAATCAAGTTGAGCTTCAACCATTCTCTTCATCATGCACTCATCATCTTTCAATCCGACGCAGTTATCTCGATCCGCCTCCTTCTCTCCGTCCTGATcctaaaaaaatcacaagtcGTCATCGTTAATAAAATTCAAATCTACATACAAACCAGAACGTTAATAAAAAcgtgtatgcatgtgttatgaTTATGTGTGAGGCTCACGGAGCGATGATTCTCTATTGGAGTGATGTCGTTAAATGCGGGGCCCGGCCGGGCAGTGGCGTGGGAGGAGAATagaaggaggaggaagaagagggttgTGAGTGTGCAAATGGTGGTGGTTTTGGCCATGGTGTTGAATTTTTTGATTAAGGTCAAAAGTTGTGGAGACTTGTTTTGGTATATAAGTAGATACAAAGTGATCGGACGGTCaatattttatgattaattaatgTAGGAAATTATATTCGGAGAAGGAGATAATAGCGTGGCTACAAGAATGCTACGCctttatttttttggaaattgGTTTTATTTGGATATGTTGTTTATAAATCTTAAGTACTACGTATAAAAGTTGAATAGTGTGTAAATTAGTCCAATTTTAAAGATGaggttgaaattttaattatgattaCGAAACAAATTAAATGTCTAATTGACAATcgtaattgataaaaaaaacctCTGACGTCATGGTGTTTTCAGttttatgcaatttattttggatgattaaaatgaatttatcacaaaaaaatttaaattgataCCGGGATATGTAAGAAAGGATTTATATTAAGCAAGTtataattgttttaaattttcTCTTATGAAATgctaatttatagtagtattgaACTAGAACATACTagaaactttttttattttcttctttttttacttcAAGTCCagcattttgatttttttttgtacgTCAAGAAATTTACAATTTTGTTTCTGGTTAATCAaattttaccaattatatatGGAGTAGTTGATTTTAAGATGAAAATGTTAAAGTTATCACATGGTAAAATTAgatgttttgaattttttttataagaaaatagTTGTAGTTCGATTATTATTGAATcgattaatattttattttggagaTAAGTACGACGAAAAACAAtgctttaaaattaaaatttacataaataacattttaaaatttcaaataaaaattaacaatATATACACACTTCTTCTCCCAAATCTCATCCCATCTATCTCTGCAAACATGAAACTCAGACTCAGATCATTCGAATCTAAAGAAACCCTAAAAATCGAAATCCCTAATTCCTCCACTCTCCTCCAACTCCGGCAAATTCTCTCCCAAACCCTCCCCAATTCACCATCTCCTGCTTCAATCCGCCTCTCTCTTAATCGGAATGACGACATCCAATCCGACGGCGCAGACACCCTCCTATCTCTCGGAATCGCCTCCGGCGACCTTATCTATTTCTCCGTTGAAGACCCGGCGCCGGCCACCGCTTCCATTTACCCAATTACCCTATCGCGGGTGACCGACTCTACCCCTACGCCTCGCTCTAATCATCCCGAATGTTCGAATCCCCAAATTACGCTCCCCGAAGCCGATGATTCCGATTGCGTTATGCTTGATTCTCAGAAACGGCAAACCCTAGGTACGGATGCGAGTGACATGGAAGTCGATGACGACGGTATTGAAATTGATGGTATGGGTAATGAATTGGATGATGTTGTAGATAGGTCGTTTTCCGTGCCTGGATTTCTTAGGAAGGTGTTCGCGGCGGAGTTGGGTGACGATGCGGGGCGCGATCACAAGCTGATTGTGATCGCAGTCCATGCGGTTATGCTGGAGTCTGGATTTGTAGGTTTCGA
This window contains:
- the LOC121758894 gene encoding ribosomal RNA small subunit methyltransferase E-like, translating into MQVISCNPRLFSLINRSTQHFNLRPFSSSSSSSAYSSQSRGGLPRFFSETLPTTKGGVVRVKGDEFWHMNKVLRLGIDDRVELFNGKGGLVEGRIESIDRSGVDFEAVENPKLVSPPTTQWHVFAAFSTLKGGRADWLVEKCTELGASSVTPLLTVRSQSISENRADRLQRVVLAAAKHVIYYDAAFFLHCQRLHEMILKPPIAVGELLPVVANSRLAFLAAAEATPVFNALSSLNKEPNGIIIIGPEGDFTEEEMNSLREAGAIAVGLGPHRLRVETATMALLSTVMLWSDCQEFASN
- the LOC121758891 gene encoding thymocyte nuclear protein 1-like; its protein translation is MEISDENLKPEEEKCNYWLLKTEPAEWSWDDQAANGGVSNWDGVKNKQAQKYMRSMKLGDLCFFYHSGAKSRRVVGVVKVVREWYDEAEAVDVWAVGEMRAAVGLAEMKKELKGVEFALFR